DNA from Numida meleagris isolate 19003 breed g44 Domestic line chromosome 9, NumMel1.0, whole genome shotgun sequence:
aaaaaaacttttttttttttaacttatgtTGCTTGTGTAGACCTGAGGAAGTGCAGGGAAGTCCTATTTCAAGCCAGCATTTTCATGATGTACAGTGCCTGTGCAGGCTGGTTACTCGCTGTTGCGCTGACCAGGCATGTTTGCAAGGTGGCCTGTGCACCAACATGCCAATCCTGtatgttgtttgctttcttgcttaCAGCTCTCTCCAAAGAGCAGCAGTTTAGCTATGCACCTATTTAAGCAATATACCTTAATGTCTTTGCATTAACACAGGACTTCTTTAGGCTCTGTTGCTGAGGGAAAAAGTGATTACAGTAATGCTAATGCTGACCTTGTCAGACAGCAGGGCAAGACTGCCAGCctactgctgcctgcagcaacAGTAAGCATTTTGTCTACAAACTTGGGCTCAAAACCTGTACAGCGTTTAAGGTGTGGTGTACAGCAGTGGGGACAAACAAGGGACTCTCTGCTCTTGACCATGGCTGGACAGCCATCATTGCagcatattctttttttacttaaaaaacaGTAACACTGCCCCCAAATGCTACTTGATTTCACCTTTAGAGCAGAGGTAATAGTGAGATCATGCCAGCTGCATCATCTTCCTTTTACTCTTCATGTATGCTTGTGAACAGTTAGTAAAATGAATGTGCAAAGGTTAAGGAAGGACCCGACCCACCCATCTTTTACAGTTTCATCAACAGAACTAAAGTACTCTGAATTATGAGAGCAGTGCTCagtattaatttaatttgaatttttttcttggtgcAGAGCGCTAGGAATGCTGTTGCGATGCAACTGTTTTAAGACGgatgctgcacacacagcaaTTTGACTTGGGAAGGCTAAGATGGATGAGGTGGACCACTACTAATATAAACTGTCATTGTTAAGAGTGGAGATTTAACTTATGGACACGAATGTGCTTAATGCTGAGCGGTAGCTGCTGAACTTTGATGGAATCCTTGCTAGCCCACGTTTGCGTTTTGTACAGCAACTAATGCATCTGTATGTGTTCTGTAGAGGAGGAAGGCACTGGAGTGTTGAACTGTTTCTCCAGAGCTGTGGTCTGGTGTCCTCTTTCAGAATTCTAATTTGTGATGGCAAAAGAAGTGGAAACAGTTAAGCGTGGCATCCCCAAAGCCATTCCAGTGCCCAAAACTGAGGGAATATTTCCTCCCATGCCCCTCCTTCCTAGGGACAGATGCGGCTAATTAGTCAGACATTTTATCAGCTGTTGTCACAGTTACTTCTGAAATCTTCTACTTaaaatttgcattcttttctgaACTCATATTTTAGCCCTTGGCTGCAGATCGCACTGTTGCTGGTTCTCACTGGCCCCCTGCATTCTGTCACTATCCTCGTGTGCTGGTGGTTTTGCAGTGTTAGTTCCAAACagagctttctgctttgcaCGCTGTGGCAATaagctgctggtggctgcagcacaaAGGTGAAACATTCCAGCTCTGAACTGGCAGCTGCCAATCTTGCTGTTACTAAAATGCACTGGGATTGGTTCTAACTTATTGCTTGCTCCTCTTCTTTTCTTAGAGCTGCTCTGTAATACTGAAGCTGTTTTAAGAAACAATGTGCTCTGAGAGCTGCTTTTCCATAGTGGCACTTTACTGTAGCTTATAAAACCCGCAGACAGACAGATACAGTTAACTGTCAGTAGTAAAGGAATACTACTTAGTAATGTACTTGTTTTTATACTGAAGTACCTTCACTGTGTGAAACCATGCCTTTCCCTTTGGGGCTCCCCCGGACAATCCTTTGCATTGACCAAACCGTTCACCTGAGTCAAGCAGCTATTCACTAAACAGTGTTGCACTTTCCTATATTAATTATTCTTccaatgaaaggaaaaaaaaaataggcttaAGGAAATCAATGTGATtcaatgagaaaaatggaaattcaatGAGAAGATGCACTGTTGCCACTATAAAATCAACATAAAAACTGCACAATCAAAGCACTCACTCTCTGCTCCACTTCAGTCAGGTAAGTGGTATGGAGGCGAGTCAACAGTTCTAAACGCTGTAGTTTCAAAGCAGCTAAACCTTGACAGTAATGCAGAATTCCACACCCAAAGCACATACCTGTTGCCAACTTCTAGTAAAAAATCAGTGACAGTGTTTTCATGCCTGCTACAGATGTCTTTCTGGAAACTGTTTTTCAGCCAGTCCTCAATGTTACACACCTTGACTCTCTCTGAATACCAGCAGATGGataagtattttaaagcagGTCCCAGGAGAAAGTTATGCTTCTGTAGTTCCACTGGAGAGTTAAAGTTCAATAAAGACCAAAGCATAGGATCTTGAAACACTTCTAGCAATTTGTGACATGTTTTTGCTaaacttttcctgctgtttttgtccagaaaagaaaagagatgtaaGAGGCATTCCCGATTCAGCTGTGTTATATGCATAGCGCTTCGCAGCAGCGTGCTAGGGAGCTGACAGGCTCCTGGCCCTGGAATGAGGGCAGTGCGGGAAGGGGTCGGGATcaccagcaggctgctgctcatATATGGTGCTggaatgctgtttatttttggCCAGCAACTGGTGCAGAAGTTAAGAATGGAGAAAGGATAAGGATGATGCATGCTTGAAACTGTTGTTCTGTTCCTTCAAGGGAATGGAATGGGCTTGTAGAAAACAGGAGTTCACTTTCACAAAATGCTTCCTtataagggatttttttttttaatttatttttaggcaGGCCTGTTACTTAGCAAAGAGCTTGTGCTGTGTTAATGAATGGGAAGAGGCGGGGGGTGGGTGCTGCTGTAAGGGGTAGCTCTGCCAGCCTCTCACGTTCCGAAGTTAGTTTTTACAGCATATGataattttatccttttttattAATTAGTCTAAGGCTGCACTTTTGCCTCCTGTTCAAGGACTGTCATGCTGCAATTTAAGAGGCTAGTTTGAGGAACTTTAGCTAACAGCAGCTGGGGGGTTAGAATTACAAGCAATAATGACTTGCCCCGTGACTTCTCGTgtttgtgaaagagaaaaagagtttgATGGCTCATGCTCATCATTATATTATTAACTAATTTGTAAGCATGCAGAGCAAAACAGCCTCTGAAGGACTCTTTTTCCAGAAACTTGCACATTTTTCAGACGTGGGAAATTTTGTGTAcctatatattttaattgtatttgtcTCAGTATGACAGCAGTGAAGGGGAGCAAAGTTCATCTTCTACGTTTTAGTCTGAAATGGCAGTTTGAAACTGAACTCTGAAAAAACGAGGGAAAATCTGTTTCAGTCTGCAGCAATTTTGTtacttctgctctgtgcatgaGTAATGCATACTCCTTAGCCACAGCGGCTCAAAGAAAATAACTAGTATGGATCAATGCAGTTCTTTAAAGTtagtaattttcttctgtaaatgcTAAATTGTGCTTAACGACTGCCTGTCCTTCTGGTTTCATATCCTCTGTCATTaagtatttttcctgaaattagAAGGGTAGTCCTGCTTCCTTCCCATGCTCAGAAACTGGCTCTGGCCAGTAGCATCAAGACTTTAGGAAGCCACAGAAGAGACAAGAGTAGATGATGTCACATTCCAGGTAAGCCAGTCACTGGAAAATAGCGGCTTATGTGGGATGCTGGCAATTGCTCTGTGTCCTCCTCCTACCTTTTCAAACTCACAGTCTCTCCCTACCTTGTTTTCAGAACTTACCTTCACTTTTCTCAAAAGGTTTAAAGAGTTGAGGCAACTCAAGAGTTGtaataaacaaagaaatattattttaaggaaaaacataagCAAACAAACTCAAATTCTAAGGTCACCATTGCTGGGACGGACTCAAAGCACACAGAGGGCACGTGCTCTGGTCTGACTGAACATAACAGCTGTTGTATGACAAGACCTGCTACAGCTGGGTCCTCTTCGGGTTGAAATACCAGGTTCTGACAGAGGTGTTAAACAGTGAGAGCAATTAAATGTTCtcaattctgttttcctcagaagCAACTCTGCCATCCCCATTCAAACTGATGAACACTAATGGTACTCTGTAAACTTGTAGAAGGACAAGAGGAGTTTCATTGCCTAAGGAAAAAAGACACTTTAATGGCACGTCTTCCATCAACACTGTGTGAATGAGATAAGACATAATTCACGTTCATCCTGGAAATGCTCCAAAAACACACAAGATGAGCACAGTCAGTGATCCTCACTGAAAATTACACACAATTTTAATGGTAAACAATTACAGCTATGGCACTACAGTACTTGAGGATATCCTAAAGCACACTGGAATCAATTTTCAAGGTGCCGATTACCTCATCAGTAAGACACAGACACAATGAAACACAGGGGAAGCTGCTGAACACCAAGTGTTATGCTTTCCACTGCTTTAGCAAAATCCTTATAAATGGTCTTCTGCTTTTGAAACACGTTCATTGTCCCCCATCCCTAGAAGTTTTAAACTCATCTCACACAGCTGTTAACACCTGGAAATGCCCCTTCTGATCACACAATGAGAAGGAGCTCTGTCCATGCTGTAGCATTTTGCATAATGCTGCACTTCACAGCTCACTATGCAACACCCTAGAGCAGAAGCATTCTGAGAGCTGGGcattctgcagctctgttttaCACAGATCACATCTCCAGTTGTATACATGGCTAAACAGTGACTAACAAAAAAGGATAACCCTTGATCAGACAAATTCTGGTGAAAAATATGCAAGTCTCTGAACTGCAGAGAGCAGTTGCTGCTTGCAGAGCAGTCCCAAGCAAGACAAATTCTTACCTGTTAGCGTGTACTATGATGAACAGTAAGTAGACACATTTGGCTTAAATGAAATGAGATCCCTCCCCTCCCACAAGCTAGTAGATAAATATAGGCTATACAAGTAAGGTTAAAAATGTAATACTAGGCCAGGTGCAGTATAGGTTACTGGTTCAGTGCttacttgttttttcttcttctgacaCCACACTGAATAGAATACAGTGGATAAGCAAAGTTCTCCACCAGGAAGAGAAATACTTGTGTTGCCACAACAAACTGTTCAGACTGTCCATCTGGTTTTGCAGTGGGAGAAAGTTAAATTAGGAAAGGGTTTACAATGTCCTTGTTCCAGGAGAGCATATGGCTAAGTCCGTATCACCACATGCTGCAAGAACAAGGCCGACGTGATTGCACTGTGTTCCCATGGCCACATCAGGACATGGACCATGCTGGATACCGTTGCCCAAGACCTTAATGTTATAGCGAAAATGTTACTGAAAGAAGTAAATGCTTACGTTAGAAATTGGTCTGACCCcagaaattaacagaaatagaAGCTGCTTAAAACAAGTAAGTGAATGGCGCTGAAGATTACAAATTTAATTTAAGTAAGTAAGTTCTTACAATTACAGAAAGGCACATTTACATCACTAGTTTGCAAGAACGCTGCATACACCTGCCTCCTGCAAGTTAAACTGTTTCTAGCCCACAGCTAGTTGGCAGTTTAAGATTCGTATTCCCCAAACTAAAATGCTAAAGCAATGCAAGCCAGGTAGCATGCAGACATAGATAGAATTGACTCAGCACCCCTGccgggagcagcagggctgctctccagggtttaaatgtaagaaatatttcacGTCCCACACGACAGTGAACCCTGGCAGATGTCACCATCCAtctcctgggagcagagcaaaTTCTGGCTGCGTGAAACTGAGAAATGGGAAGTAACGAGCTATCTAgaatttaaacagttaagaGTTCTATTTATTGTTCAGCTTGAAGagacatttatatatatatttt
Protein-coding regions in this window:
- the FBXL22 gene encoding F-box and leucine-rich protein 22 produces the protein MHHPYPFSILNFCTSCWPKINSIPAPYMSSSLLVIPTPSRTALIPGPGACQLPSTLLRSAMHITQLNRECLLHLFSFLDKNSRKSLAKTCHKLLEVFQDPMLWSLLNFNSPVELQKHNFLLGPALKYLSICWYSERVKVCNIEDWLKNSFQKDICSRHENTVTDFLLEVGNRCPNLLSLTLSGCGHVTDDCLLLLLKNCPSLKTLKLENCARITDWTLEAVILYGGSLQTLHVDFCRNITQAGLERVKEKCPSVTLRAERSANMIPDSKPEKKLVFEKWSRKLAQL